The Coffea arabica cultivar ET-39 chromosome 8e, Coffea Arabica ET-39 HiFi, whole genome shotgun sequence genome window below encodes:
- the LOC140012769 gene encoding putative F-box protein At5g55150 gives MANWSDLQHDMLGLIAQHLDKIEDYVAFGAVCKSWRAAATEKNFKGLRLWQQIPCLMLSAKDDFNREFYSLMEKQVVAKVSLPQLKGKKCYESLGWLLTIGQQGEMSLLNPFSGVEIELPNQNTFPEYDLYEMDPDIFVRRMVLSTRPSRESPEDDDFVVMIICGGVGFLAFWRPKDLRWNRIETRNSSYADVIYTNGQFYAIDHMGNVVVCDVFEANPTDQARIIARFSPELWDKKELYLVKSSSTDDEPFLVVTRDNIPNYEDERGFELDKPIYGTTEFQVFELVSTAGGEKEITSRWKEIKNLGSRSIFLGHSSSMCLQNNKLAPGIKPGHIYFTDDAWAAYVEIPEGGSKDIGVYNLEKGVTAPLYDAPLRLSRTCPSLWITPNF, from the coding sequence ATGGCAAACTGGTCCGATCTCCAACATGATATGTTGGGATTGATAGCCCAACACCTCGACAAGATTGAAGATTATGTGGCTTTTGGCGCAGTTTGCAAGTCATGGCGGGCAGCCGCCACTGAGAAAAATTTCAAGGGCCTGCGACTATGGCAACAGATTCCCTGCCTTATGCTTTCTGCGAAGGATGATTTCAATCGGGAGTTCTATAGTTTGATGGAGAAACAAGTCGTTGCTAAGGTAAGCTTGCCTCAACTTAAAGGCAAGAAGTGTTATGAATCTCTAGGATGGTTGTTGACTATAGGACAACAAGGGGAGATGAGCCTGTTGAATCCCTTCTCTGGTGTTGAAATTGAGTTACCAAATCAAAATACTTTTCCTGAATATGATTTATATGAGATGGATCCTGATATCTTTGTACGTAGGATGGTTTTGTCAACGAGGCCAAGTCGCGAGTCCCCAGAGGACGATGACTTTGTGGTGATGATCATCTGTGGAGGGGTTGGATTCTTGGCTTTCTGGAGGCCAAAGGATCTTAGGTGGAATAGGATCGAGACCAGAAACTCTTCCTATGCGGATGTCATATATACCAATGGCCAGTTCTACGCAATTGATCATATGGGCAATGTTGTGGTTTGTGACGTTTTCGAGGCAAACCCTACTGATCAGGCTAGAATAATTGCTCGGTTTAGCCCTGAATTATGGGACAAAAAAGAGTTATACTTAGTAAAATCTTCATCTACAGATGATGAACCTTTTCTGGTGGTCACACGAGACAACATCCCCAATTATGAGGACGAACGAGGCTTTGAATTGGATAAACCGATCTATGGAACAACCGAATTCCAGGTGTTTGAATTGGTTTCTACAGCAGGAGGAGAAAAAGAGATTACTTCCCGTTGgaaagaaatcaagaatttggGAAGCAGATCAATTTTTCTTGGCCATAGTTCTTCAATGTGCCTGCAAAACAACAAATTGGCCCCCGGAATCAAACCCGGTCATATATATTTCACGGACGATGCATGGGCAGCATATGTTGAAATTCCTGAAGGCGGCAGCAAGGACATCGGAGTCTACAACTTGGAAAAAGGAGTAACTGCGCCCTTGTATGATGCCCCCTTGCGGCTTAGCCGAACCTGCCCATCTCTTTGGattacaccaaatttttaa